Below is a genomic region from Catenuloplanes atrovinosus.
GTCCGCAACCGGCGCCGTCTCCGCAACCGGCGCGGTCTCCGCAACCGGCGCGGTCTCCGCAACCGGCGCGGTCTCCGTGGTGGCGGCCGGAGCCTTGACCGCGGTGGTCTCAGCCGACGTGACCTCCTGCGCCGCCGCCGTCTCGTCCTGCACGACCGCCGCCGTCGCATCCCGCGCGGGCGCCGACTCGCCGGACGTCGCCGGGGTGACGACCGGCGTCGTCCCGGCCGACGTAGGTGCCGGCTCCCCGGCCACCGCCGCCGTATCGGCCACAGTGGTCTCCGCCGGCGTCGGCGCGGCCTTCTCCGGCGCGACCGTCGCACCGTCCGCCGCGGTCGAGGTGGCAGCGGCGGAGTCGGACGACGTGCTCGATGCCGCTGCGCCGGTCTCGCCGGACGACGCGCCCTTCACGGCGGCGTCGGTGTCGGACGACGACGTCTTGGCCGGCTCCACCGCGAGCGACGGCGTCGCCACCTCGGTCGCCGGGTCGGCGACGGACGCGGCGTCGGCGGCCGGCGCCGCCGTCTCACCCGTCGCGGTCTCGCCGGACGACGCGGCCGCGGGCGTCGTCTTCGCCCCCGCGGCCGAGGCCTCGACCGAGGCGGCCGACGACTCCGCCTCGGGCGTCGACGCCGGGTCCGGCGTGACGACGACCGAATCCGGGGTATCTGAAGAATGCGGCTTGGCGACGGTGGGCGCGGCGCCGGAGCCCGAAGGCTTGCGGAGCCGGCCCATCAGCCACCAGCCGACGAGAATGCCCACGATCGCCAGGGCAATGATGATGGGAATGTTCCGCATGAAAAGCCTCCCGATATACGGAGGCGGCATTGTAGCAACGCTTCCACCACACTCGTTCACGCAGAGCCCTCGGCGTCCCACGCAGCCCTGACCAGGCCATGCGCGGGCGACGGGACGGGAAACGCGACGGAAACACGACTCCGTACCGTGACCGCTCGCATTCATGGTGTTCGGCGCCACGCGTACCCGGCCGGTCAGCCGATCCGGACCACGCGCGCCCACGGTGGCGTCTCCACCCATCGCCGCGCCGGCCTGGAGAACAGGCCGATCACGGTGCGCGCGGCCGGCCGGGTGGACGGCCACGGCGTCTGTCCGTCGGTGAGCGTCACGATCACGTCCGGCCGCCGTTTCAGCGCGGCGGCGAAGCCCTCGCGCAGGTCCGTACCGCCGCCGCCGACCAGCGGGATGTCCTCCTCCCGGCACAGCCGGCCCACCGCGCTCACGGCCGCGTCGCAGGACATCACGGTGACCAGGTCGCGCCGGCCGCCGAGCGCGCGCCCGATCGCGGCCACCTCCAGCAGCGCGCTGCCCAGTTCGTGGTCCGCGACCGAGCCGGACGTGTCGACGACCACGCACACGGTCGGCGGGCGGCGGCGCAGCGCGGGCAGCACCACGCCCGGCACGCCCGCGGCGCGGCGGGCCGGCCGCTGGTACGTGTAGTCCTCCCCCACGCCCGCCGTGGTGGCCGCGGACCGGACCGCGGCGCCGAGCAGGTCCCGCCACGGCTGCGGCGGGTGGACCACCCGCTCGGCCCAGCGCCGCCAGCCGTCCGGCGCCTCGCCGGGCGTGCCCACCAGGCCGCGCGCCACCCGGAACCGGATCGCCTCCCGTTCCGCCGCGGTCAGCCCGTGGGCGCCGGCCGCCCCGAGTTC
It encodes:
- a CDS encoding helix-hairpin-helix domain-containing protein, producing MNECGGSVATMPPPYIGRLFMRNIPIIIALAIVGILVGWWLMGRLRKPSGSGAAPTVAKPHSSDTPDSVVVTPDPASTPEAESSAASVEASAAGAKTTPAAASSGETATGETAAPAADAASVADPATEVATPSLAVEPAKTSSSDTDAAVKGASSGETGAAASSTSSDSAAATSTAADGATVAPEKAAPTPAETTVADTAAVAGEPAPTSAGTTPVVTPATSGESAPARDATAAVVQDETAAAQEVTSAETTAVKAPAATTETAPVAETAPVAETAPVAETAPVADTAPVAEAAPVADTALVAAPAPRKTTAAKKAAPAKRATPAKKAAPATKATPAAKAASAAKAASAAKAASAAKAASAAKAASAAKAASAATPAAAEPTTSPEPVAEPAITKAPATPAAAEPAPVAEPAITTAVAEPAITTPVGETTATAPEPIVAADPEPVVAPAAPAAASVDNLTKISGLGPKSAQALQAAGITTYAELAAAGEAGVRAALTAAGIRATASVPNWPVQARQLADEKNANA
- a CDS encoding vWA domain-containing protein, with amino-acid sequence MDYDKLYAARLLAARERPYLATALFALRVVESRSVPTMGVDRYWRCYVSPAFVARRSLVDLAGVWVHEVSHLLRDHPGRGDDYARRHGVDGPGERLRMNIAADAEINDDVYDERLPAPADAVLPSSLGLEPGQVMEWYLGRFTLGPRTQAHAWLDCGGGADGRDRAWELGAAGAHGLTAAEREAIRFRVARGLVGTPGEAPDGWRRWAERVVHPPQPWRDLLGAAVRSAATTAGVGEDYTYQRPARRAAGVPGVVLPALRRRPPTVCVVVDTSGSVADHELGSALLEVAAIGRALGGRRDLVTVMSCDAAVSAVGRLCREEDIPLVGGGGTDLREGFAAALKRRPDVIVTLTDGQTPWPSTRPAARTVIGLFSRPARRWVETPPWARVVRIG